The genomic DNA AATCGTCGTCAGTAACCGGAAACACATCGGCACCCGGAGGTGCCATTAAGTTGGGCAATTCCAGAGTGTCGGGAATAACGGCCTCGGGCGGACGCATCAAAGCCGTCAACTGCTACAATGGAAGTTTCGACCCCATTGCAAATGGTTCGTACTGATTCTCCTTTGTAAATGAGGGATAAGCGGGATCGGCAGATGGAGGAATAGTCGGGAAGCAGAGAGGACGCAACGGGTGGAGGTTTGAGTCTCGCATACCTGATCCGAAACAATCGCAGCAGAAGCAGGTGGGGAGTTGAAGGAGTTTCAGGGAGTGTCGTTGGAGCCGGGGCGGATCAGGGAATCTGCCCCGGCTTTAATTTATGATGGCATTAATGCTGGAAAACATGGTATATAAATCCAGAACTATTGCGCCTATAAATACAGACAGGGTTGGCGTTTAACACGGAAGAATAGATGGCATTAATGTCGGAAAATGAAGCTAAGGAGCTCGGCCTCTACACCCGGGTCAGTGAGATGGAGCCGATGCTCGTTGAAAATGGGGAGCTGGAAGACTTGGCAGCTTCGATTCTTGAGGGCTCTGCTGCTCTCAGTGCCATCTTGCCGGACCAAACGCGGTCAGGGCTGCAAGAGATGCTACGAATCGTCAACTCCTACTACTCCAACTTGATTGAAGGGAACAGCACCCACCCTATAGATATCGAACGTGCAACAAGGAAGGACTATTCGGGAGACCCTGCCAAGCGCAACCGCCAGATAGAGAGTGTGGCTCATATCGAGTGCCAACGTGCAATCGAATCGCGCCTTGCCGCCGAACCGGAGGTACCGATCACATCACCTGATTGGCTATGCTGGGTACATAAGTGTTTCTATGACCAGTTACCGGACGAATTACGCCAGGTAAAGAACGAAGAGACCAGTGAGACGCTCGAGGTCGTCGGTGGCGAGCCCAGGGAGCGGGATGTTCGCGTGTCTCGTCATGTTGGCCCCGCAAGTGCCTTCATGCCTCGCTTTCTGGACCGATACCATGAAGTTTACGGGCGCCGGATGCACGGGATTTCCCCCATCATTGCTACCGCGGCGGCACACCACAGGCTGATGTGGATCCACCCCTTTCTTGATGGGAATGGCCGTGTCGCCAGGCTTTGTACGGATGCTTCTTTCCGCAAATTGCTCAAGGGGTACGGCGTCTGGAACGTTAGCCGCGGCCTTGCCCGGCGGCGAGATGCCTATTATACGGCTCTCGCCAATGCTGATGCCCCCCGGCAAGGAGATCTTGATGGCCGTGGGAATCTGTCCAAAAAAGGCCTGGAAGACTTCATAAAGTTCTTCCTGGAAATATGCCTGGACCAGATTGAGTACATGCGAAGCGTGCTGCGTATCGACGGACTGCTTGACCGCTTGAACGGCTATGTCACCCTTCGCCAATTAGGAATGGCGCCCTACCCTCCTGATGCGCAGAAGCTCCGCCCACAGGCTGCATATCTGTTACAGGAAGTCCTGATTCGTGGGGAGGTTTCTCGCGGTGACGTAAGCCGGATTACGGGACTCGGTGATCGCCTTGGGCGCAGCCTGGTTTCATCTCTCGTCAAGGAGCGGCTGTTAGTCTCTCCCATGCCGCAAGGGGGGCTCCGCCTCGGATTTCCGTCACACGCTGTCGAGTATTACTTCCCGGGCCTGTTCCCACCAACTGGCGGTGTAGCTTGAAGGTTCATCGACAACCAAATTACAAGAGATGAAACTGCAATTCACAACAATCGCGACGATCGGTTGCGATAAACCCGCGCCCGCCACAGCACTCTCGTACAGGGAGTCAGGCCGGACACCTTCAGCCTGTTGAATATCTACGACAGGATCGCCGAGCTGGAATCTGATCCGTGGGAGGGGTTCGATGAAGCGGGGAGGTCGCAACGGGTTGAGGTTTCAGTCTCGCATGCCTGACCCGAAACAATCGCATCTCAAGCCGATATGGAGTTGAAAAAGTTTCAGGGAGTGTCGTTGGAGCCGGGGCAGATTGAGGAATCTGCCCCGGCTTTTTTTGCTTATTCACAGTGGCTGCTGTTTGCGCCGGTTTATCTTCATTTTTTTAGCTGATCCACTTAGGGCGGAATGGGCAGGATACGGAAAGGATCGGCTTTACATTGGTCGGAAGCGGCGTTATAGTGCGGGCTCATTGGCGGGAGTCAAGGGCGGTAATGTTTTTTTACTTCATTGGCCGGAATCGCGGCAGAGATGGGAATGGGAGCATTGCGCCTACTGTCATATCATAGAATAAGGCTACACCGTCCGACCCAAAAAGCATCTTGTATAGGATGCAAAACAGCGACTGTAGGTACCTTGTTTGAGATGCCAAAAGCATCCTGCACTAGATGCCGCATCTTAAAATGAGATGCTTTCTAACTATTCAATAATGAGTTATACCAATAAAAAAGGAGTCAAAGATGATTTCTGAATTTTCGGCAGCGGTACAAAGCGTAAAAGCACTAAAAGAGGTGCTTACAGCCGCCCACGAGCTTAAAGATTCGACGGCACTTATCGCCGCGGTCAATGAGGTTCATGGCAAGCTCGTCATCGCCTACGAAAATGTCATCAATTCCCAAGAGCAGCGCCTTTCGGCGCAGCAGAAAATATCGGAGCTTGAAAAGGAAATAACAGAAATCATGAACTGGAAACAAGAGACTGAACGTTATGCCCTTGCTGAAATAGGAAAGGGGGTCTTTGCCTTTGTTGTTAAGACAGATCGACAGAATGGAGAACCGTCTCATAAACTTTGCACTGCCTGCTTCGAGAAAAGACAAAAAGGCTATTTGAATCTTTCTTGCAAAGACGGAAGAGGGACTTTTTATAAATGCAATGTCTGCGGAAGTGAAATCTGTTGCTTTGCTCAAGACTACCTCCAAGATTTAGGCCCTTCTGTTCACCGTTATGATTACAATCCGCTCGATCCTGAAGCCGGATATTAAGGGAAAGACGAGGTATAATCGGGTAGCCGGGGGTCTTAGCCCCCCAGCCCCCACACCACCCGGCATGCGGGTCCGCACCGGGCGGTTCGAAGAATCTACCGGGCCGTAACCGGGTAATGAGCCTTCACCCACAGTTCTTTGACAGATACAAGACCTTGATCCTTCAGCCACTGGTTGGTCATACCGTGCTGCGCGGCAAGCCTGCGGGACATGGCCCACGGGCCGCCACGATTCAGCCCTGCTCTTATGGAAGTCCCAAGCTGAACTCCGAGTTTGAGCAGGTTCCGAATCTTGGTGCGGCACCACCGCCACTGTTTCCAGTAGCACAGCCGCACCCTGCGCCGTATCCAGCTGTCTATTTCCGGGATATAGTGGTACGCCTCAGATATACCGAAGTACCCCATCCAGCCGCGGATGTAGGTTGACAGCTTGTTCAGCCGGTACTCCATGGAGACGAACCAGCTTCTTCCGGTGTATTTCCTGACGCGGCGCCGGAACTCCTTGTATACCTTGTCAGACCAGAGGATTTTGGTTCCCTTGAAGACGAAGCCAAGAAAGCTGATGTCGCCGCTTTTGGCGACCTTGCTCTTGTCTTCGTTGACCGTGAGCTTGAGCTGGTGCGTGAGATAGTGCCTCACGCTCTCCATGACCCGTTCGCCTGCGCGCTCGCTCTTCACGAGAATGACGAAGTCGTCGGCGTAGCGGACGAACTTGTGGCCACGTTTCTCAAGCTCCTTGTCCAGGTGGTCGAGGAGGATGTTGGCAAGAAGCGGAGAAAGAGGACCGCCCTGGGGAACTCCCATGCGGGTCTTTTCCAGCCGCCCGTCAACTTCCACCCCGGCTCTGAGATATCTGCCGATCAGGGCGAGAACGCGTTTATCGCGGACCTTCCTCCCCACCATCGTCATGAGGAGGTCGTGATTGACCGTGTCGAAGAACTTGGCAAGGTCGATGTCCACGGCAATGCGGTAGCCCTGCCGGAGATACTCCCGCAGCTGCCGCACGGCATCGTGCGCCGAGCGGCCGGGGCGGAAACCGAAACTTGACCCGGAGAAGTCGGGATCAAAGATCGGTGTGAGCACCTGGGCAATGGATTGCTGGATCAGCCGGTCGAGCACGATGGGGATACCCAGCGGACGGGTGCCGCCCGTCGGTTTCGGTATCTCCACCCGAAGGACCGGCTTAGGGTGGTAACTACCTGCTGCAAGCGATGCACGGATGTCGGCCCAGAAAGGCCGGAAGCGGTCGGGGAAATCTTCGATGGTGGTACCATCGACGCCGGGTGCGCCCTTGTTGGCTCGTACCCGTTTCCACGCCAGTTCCATGTTCTCTGTGGACAGAATCCGCTCCAGTAGGTGCTGCTCCGGAGTTTGCGGTTCAACGACGCGCTCCATCGGCACTCCCCCATTCGGGTTCACTGTGTCGTGAAAGCTCATTGGTGCTACCTCCTCTTCATCGTTCGGCCCTTCAGCGGGGTAAGGCTTCCCGGCTGTCTGTTACGACGCCGGGCTTGTTTCCAGTCATTGCATCGCTTGGCAACGACGTCCTGCGCCTACTATGGCTTCTGCTGACTCCTGCCCCATCACGGCAGCTGTTGCCAGAGGCCGCGCCATTGGGAAACAATGGCATGTGGGACAGGTCTCCCCGGATAAGAACGTGAACTGTCGCTACACAACCGCAGCATTTACCGTTTCTCCTGAATCCGCGGGACTTCGTCATGTTGTGCTGACTTGCCCGGATGACGGCCTTGTATGCTGTTTCTGTTCGTCGGCTCATAGCTTTGCGCTCCGGCTTCCTCCAGACCCCTCCTCGCGGAGACGCCCTTGCCTTCGGCTAGTACTTTGTTACCCCGTCTCACGACGGTGATTGGATTCTACGTACAGGGGACTTGCACCCATAAGTTCACGCCCATGCCGGGCGTACACCACGTCCATAGACGCGGACGCTGACGCGCCGGTCATGGCCGTCCCCGTTGAACAATTGAGTGAAAGCAGATTGTATAAAAATAGAACATATGAGTAATTAAATCTAAAAACTACAATTGCATCAAAATAAACCGTAAAGGAGCAATTATGACTACATCTTACCACAAGGAAATGTCTCTTAAAAATTGGCAGAATATGTTCAAAGACATTTACTATCCTGCACAGAATTATGGGCGTTCTAAATTTGAAATTTTAGCTTATCTATTTAAAACTGTTGGCACATGCTCATACTATCTATTTCGTGTACAGGATTCACAAAAAACTCAGGAATATGTATCTAAAATTTTTTCTTGGTATTGTGCATTAGCAACACGTATGGAAGTTGACTTGGAGGATGCTATCTGGCAGAAGTATCCTCTTGTCTGTCCACGTTGTTTACTTAGAAAGTGTGAATGTTCAAGCAGTCCTGTTCCGGTTGACCCTGTGAAACTTTCAATGATATCACTTGAAAATTCACATAATCGACCAGAAAGCCTAAGAGATTGGCAAACCATGTTCGGCCAACTTTATAGGGGACCAAATGGAGTTGCGAACATACCTCATTCTAGAGAGAGACTAGCATTAATATATACTAGGATTGTTGAGGAGATCGGTGAGGTTTCTGAATCCATGCGACTTGATCCAGTTGTTGATGCTGATGCACGCCTAATATTGAAAAACGAAATTGCGGATTTAGGAGCCTGGATATTTTCTTTGGCTAACAACCTTCATTGCATGGATTCAACAGCAAACGGTGCCAATTTAGCGGATTTATTATGGAGATTATATCCAGGGAAGTGCAATAGATGCAATGAACCCAAATGTGCCTGTATTCGTGGAGCCTATTCTATCGAGTTAGCAGAAAAGGGGGCCATGTCACCATCACATTGGGATGATTTGACAGGACTTGCGAATAAAAAAGCGTTGAAGACCTATGTCAACTATGCTTCCAGGGAATTTGCAAACGGTGACTATTCATGGTCAATTATTTTCCTGGACTTAGATGATTTTGGGGAAATAAACAAGACTCATAGTCACCAAATAGGAGATGAAATATTAAGAGAAGCAGCTAAACGTATGGAGCGAATAGTAGATAAGAGCGGTATAGTATTTCGAAGAGGCGGAGAAGAGTTTGTTATAGTTTTACGGCAGAGAAATGATCAAGCATTAATCACTGCAGAGTTAGTAAGGAGAAAACTTGAATATAAGTCTTTCAAAACAGAATCTGTATCTGATGGTGTTATTATTAATGTCACAGCTTCGTTAGGTGTAGCATCATGTACAACTGATGCTACAGCGCCTGAACACCTTGAAAATATAGCTGAATCAAGATCAAGAGAGGCAAAAAAAGCTGGGAAAAATTGCGTGGTTCCAGCACCATCCCAAGAGAGTTTGAGGCTAGCTCGTTTAGCCTAGGGGGGACATAATATAATTAACCTGTCAAGCAGAAATAGCGTTGTTTGAACAACTTGCGGCTAGTTGGTGATTCAGGCAAGACATAGGGCAAGATATAGGTGACAGGCCGCCACTCACTAAATATTGTCACGTGGAGGTCTGACACCATCGCTTGAATTTGTAACTACCACAACTACCTGCTGCCGGAAAACTGCCGCCGAAAGAAATTGCTCTGCCGACGCGATAAATAAAGAAATTTCAATCGGGTAGCCGGGGGTCTTTAACCCCCCGCCCCCACACCACCCGGCATGCGGGTCCGCACCGGGCGGTTCGTTGAACTTACCGGGCCGTAGCCGGGTAATGGATCTTCACCCACAGTTCTTTGACAGATACGAGACCTCGATCCTGCATGCACTTCTTGGTCAAACCAGTATGAGTGGCAAGCTTTCTGGACATTGCCCACGGACCTTTTCTGCGTAAGCCCGCGCGGATGGCGGTGTAGAGTTCGGTGCCAAGCTTCAGCAACTCCCGAATCTTGGTGCGGCACCCGCCACTGTTTCGCTTGTGCATGTAGGGTCGGACCAAGCTATCTATCCGAAAAAAGGACATCTAAGAGTGACAAAAGCGAACTGGGCCTATAAACAACACTCCTCACATTT from Geobacter sp. DSM 9736 includes the following:
- a CDS encoding diguanylate cyclase, with the protein product MTTSYHKEMSLKNWQNMFKDIYYPAQNYGRSKFEILAYLFKTVGTCSYYLFRVQDSQKTQEYVSKIFSWYCALATRMEVDLEDAIWQKYPLVCPRCLLRKCECSSSPVPVDPVKLSMISLENSHNRPESLRDWQTMFGQLYRGPNGVANIPHSRERLALIYTRIVEEIGEVSESMRLDPVVDADARLILKNEIADLGAWIFSLANNLHCMDSTANGANLADLLWRLYPGKCNRCNEPKCACIRGAYSIELAEKGAMSPSHWDDLTGLANKKALKTYVNYASREFANGDYSWSIIFLDLDDFGEINKTHSHQIGDEILREAAKRMERIVDKSGIVFRRGGEEFVIVLRQRNDQALITAELVRRKLEYKSFKTESVSDGVIINVTASLGVASCTTDATAPEHLENIAESRSREAKKAGKNCVVPAPSQESLRLARLA
- a CDS encoding Fic family protein, with translation MALMSENEAKELGLYTRVSEMEPMLVENGELEDLAASILEGSAALSAILPDQTRSGLQEMLRIVNSYYSNLIEGNSTHPIDIERATRKDYSGDPAKRNRQIESVAHIECQRAIESRLAAEPEVPITSPDWLCWVHKCFYDQLPDELRQVKNEETSETLEVVGGEPRERDVRVSRHVGPASAFMPRFLDRYHEVYGRRMHGISPIIATAAAHHRLMWIHPFLDGNGRVARLCTDASFRKLLKGYGVWNVSRGLARRRDAYYTALANADAPRQGDLDGRGNLSKKGLEDFIKFFLEICLDQIEYMRSVLRIDGLLDRLNGYVTLRQLGMAPYPPDAQKLRPQAAYLLQEVLIRGEVSRGDVSRITGLGDRLGRSLVSSLVKERLLVSPMPQGGLRLGFPSHAVEYYFPGLFPPTGGVA
- the ltrA gene encoding group II intron reverse transcriptase/maturase is translated as MSFHDTVNPNGGVPMERVVEPQTPEQHLLERILSTENMELAWKRVRANKGAPGVDGTTIEDFPDRFRPFWADIRASLAAGSYHPKPVLRVEIPKPTGGTRPLGIPIVLDRLIQQSIAQVLTPIFDPDFSGSSFGFRPGRSAHDAVRQLREYLRQGYRIAVDIDLAKFFDTVNHDLLMTMVGRKVRDKRVLALIGRYLRAGVEVDGRLEKTRMGVPQGGPLSPLLANILLDHLDKELEKRGHKFVRYADDFVILVKSERAGERVMESVRHYLTHQLKLTVNEDKSKVAKSGDISFLGFVFKGTKILWSDKVYKEFRRRVRKYTGRSWFVSMEYRLNKLSTYIRGWMGYFGISEAYHYIPEIDSWIRRRVRLCYWKQWRWCRTKIRNLLKLGVQLGTSIRAGLNRGGPWAMSRRLAAQHGMTNQWLKDQGLVSVKELWVKAHYPVTAR